From Deinococcus aquaedulcis, the proteins below share one genomic window:
- a CDS encoding carbon-nitrogen hydrolase family protein translates to MTEQGSVVRAAAAAYPVDFLEGWAAYEAKLSRWVGEAAAQGAQLLVFPEYSPLELISLLPRDLHHDVLGMRPALQAFLPEFLALHARLARQHGVGIVAGSYPVAQGEGFVNRAYVFGPGGTQAHQDKLLMTRFEAEEWAIAPGEGVRVFDLPLPGWTLRFGIAICYDSEFPTLARQLAEAGAELLVVPSFTGSRAGYTRVRVGSMARALENQCYALHAPLIANAPWTYAVEDAHGAAGIYAPADNGLPADGVVAQRGWNEAGWLVADLDLALTRHVRADGHVLNWRDRQIGQSRPGPAEVVPLAAEVPA, encoded by the coding sequence ATGACGGAACAGGGCTCGGTGGTGCGGGCGGCGGCGGCGGCGTATCCGGTGGATTTTCTGGAGGGCTGGGCGGCCTACGAGGCCAAGCTCTCGCGCTGGGTGGGGGAGGCGGCGGCCCAGGGCGCGCAGCTGCTCGTTTTTCCCGAATACAGCCCGCTGGAACTGATCAGCCTGCTGCCCCGCGACCTTCACCACGATGTGTTGGGCATGCGCCCGGCGCTGCAGGCCTTCCTGCCCGAGTTCCTGGCCCTACACGCCCGGCTGGCCCGCCAGCACGGCGTGGGGATCGTGGCGGGCAGCTATCCGGTGGCCCAGGGCGAGGGCTTTGTGAACCGCGCCTACGTGTTTGGCCCGGGCGGCACCCAGGCCCACCAGGACAAGCTGCTGATGACCCGTTTTGAGGCCGAGGAATGGGCGATTGCGCCCGGCGAAGGCGTGCGTGTGTTTGACCTGCCGCTGCCCGGCTGGACGCTGCGCTTTGGCATTGCCATCTGCTACGACAGCGAGTTCCCCACCCTGGCCCGCCAACTGGCTGAAGCCGGCGCGGAACTGCTGGTGGTGCCGTCGTTCACCGGCAGCCGCGCCGGGTACACGCGCGTGCGGGTGGGCAGCATGGCCCGTGCGCTGGAAAACCAGTGCTACGCCCTGCACGCGCCCCTGATTGCCAACGCCCCCTGGACCTACGCGGTGGAAGACGCCCACGGGGCCGCCGGCATTTACGCCCCCGCCGATAACGGCCTGCCCGCCGACGGCGTGGTGGCGCAGCGCGGCTGGAACGAGGCGGGCTGGCTGGTGGCCGACCTGGATCTGGCCCTGACCCGCCATGTGCGCGCCGACGGCCACGTATTGAACTGGCGCGACCGACAAATAGGCCAGAGCCGCCCCGGCCCCGCCGAGGTGGTGCCCCTGGCGGCCGAGGTGCCCGCGTGA
- a CDS encoding GNAT family N-acetyltransferase, translating into MTAPSIRRLTLADAPAYREARLAALRADPDAFVTTAEHFAAWPAERLAERLAPDAPGVTLGAFLKGDLVGLLTLMREQPPTQAHRVNIFSVSVAPAARGQGVGEALVRAAIAEVQTWPGVTALNLAVMDTQHAARRLYERCGFRVWGTQPDAVRRDGRVHAEHWMWLPL; encoded by the coding sequence GTGACCGCCCCCAGCATTCGCCGCCTGACCCTGGCCGATGCCCCCGCCTACCGTGAGGCCCGTCTCGCTGCCCTGCGCGCTGACCCCGACGCCTTTGTGACCACCGCCGAGCACTTCGCCGCGTGGCCGGCTGAACGGCTGGCCGAGCGCCTGGCCCCGGACGCCCCCGGCGTAACCCTGGGCGCCTTCCTGAAGGGTGACCTCGTGGGGCTGCTCACCCTGATGCGCGAGCAGCCCCCGACCCAGGCGCACCGCGTGAACATTTTCAGTGTGTCGGTGGCCCCGGCGGCGCGCGGGCAGGGCGTGGGCGAGGCGCTGGTGCGCGCAGCCATCGCCGAAGTGCAGACGTGGCCCGGCGTGACCGCCCTGAACCTCGCCGTCATGGACACCCAGCACGCCGCCCGGCGCCTGTACGAACGCTGCGGCTTTCGCGTGTGGGGCACCCAGCCGGACGCGGTGCGCCGGGACGGGCGGGTGCACGCAGAGCACTGGATGTGGCTGCCCCTTTAG
- a CDS encoding WapI family immunity protein, with product MQLQNGGGLHLSLEILDYQFPEATDEWDANWLNVRLKLSLPDGRLWEVVDPCLTAQEAQRLGTWLTEVAEHAPTFIGWQGAVLSSEESFTEPCLMIAARSPWFRHPERDDQLHLRVTLSSEYLPPFAHELNHSPAWSETGEILECWLDFPLTEEDLRKLIAQWEAQVSQFPVRPTP from the coding sequence ATGCAGCTGCAGAACGGTGGTGGACTTCACCTGTCTCTCGAAATCCTGGACTACCAGTTCCCGGAGGCCACAGACGAATGGGATGCCAACTGGCTGAATGTGCGGCTAAAGCTGTCTTTGCCAGATGGCCGGCTCTGGGAGGTGGTAGACCCCTGCTTGACCGCGCAGGAGGCGCAGCGGCTGGGGACCTGGCTGACAGAGGTGGCAGAACACGCCCCGACCTTTATTGGCTGGCAGGGGGCCGTGCTGAGCAGCGAGGAGTCCTTCACCGAACCCTGCTTGATGATCGCGGCCCGCTCGCCCTGGTTCAGACACCCTGAGCGGGACGATCAGCTGCACCTACGCGTCACGCTGAGTTCAGAGTATCTGCCGCCCTTTGCCCATGAACTAAACCATTCACCAGCCTGGTCAGAAACCGGTGAGATCTTGGAATGCTGGCTCGACTTTCCCCTCACCGAGGAGGATCTGCGCAAGCTGATAGCGCAGTGGGAGGCACAGGTCAGCCAGTTTCCAGTTCGGCCCACACCCTGA
- the rpsO gene encoding 30S ribosomal protein S15, with protein MIDKKQTIQTHAKHGTDTGSTTVQIALLTERINNLSAHLTANKKDKHGQRGLQLLNGQRRRLLKYLERTNYDEYIALTDQLKIRRGQRIVR; from the coding sequence ATGATCGACAAGAAGCAGACCATCCAGACCCACGCCAAGCACGGCACCGACACCGGCAGCACCACCGTGCAGATTGCCCTGCTGACCGAGCGCATCAACAACCTGTCGGCCCACCTGACCGCCAACAAGAAGGACAAGCATGGTCAGCGCGGCCTGCAGCTGCTCAACGGCCAGCGCCGCCGCCTCCTGAAGTACCTGGAGCGCACCAACTACGACGAGTACATCGCCCTGACCGATCAGCTCAAGATTCGTCGCGGCCAGCGCATCGTTCGCTAA
- a CDS encoding aminopeptidase encodes MTLSFDEKLRNYARLAVRVGLGVREGQRVLVQAPVETAALARLVVREAYAAGASFVDVRWDDDDVQLARFELAPDGSFEQISKWRVDAEIETADAGGAVIAIRATNPNLLGGVDAERVATHQRTLAAYRRPYTAQVMTNRLNWNLISAPVSGWAGLMFPDASAEEAVEKQWDAIFAATRADQPDPVALWQAHLADLKRRRDLLTEKGYHALHFQGGDTDLTVGLADDHVWGGGAADTPGGVTFTANIPTEEVWTAPHRERVDGTVVSTKPLSYNGTLIDGIRIQFEGGRITGASAQQGEAALLKMIETDEGSHRLGEVALVPHSSPISRSGLFFYNTLYDENAASHIAIGSAYRFNVRGGVDMTLDEFLAKGGNDSLTHVDWMIGSDQMNVDGLTKDGGREPVMRNGEFVI; translated from the coding sequence ATGACACTTTCTTTTGACGAGAAACTGCGCAACTACGCGCGGCTGGCGGTGCGGGTGGGTCTGGGCGTGCGTGAGGGCCAGCGGGTGCTGGTACAGGCCCCGGTGGAAACGGCGGCGCTGGCCCGACTGGTGGTGCGCGAGGCCTACGCGGCGGGTGCGAGCTTCGTGGACGTGCGCTGGGACGACGACGACGTGCAGCTGGCCCGCTTTGAACTGGCCCCGGATGGTTCCTTTGAGCAGATCAGCAAGTGGCGGGTGGACGCCGAGATCGAAACCGCCGACGCGGGCGGAGCCGTGATCGCCATCCGCGCCACCAACCCCAACCTGCTGGGCGGCGTGGACGCCGAGCGCGTGGCCACCCACCAGCGCACCCTGGCCGCTTACCGCCGCCCCTACACCGCGCAGGTGATGACCAACCGCCTGAACTGGAACCTGATCAGCGCGCCGGTTTCGGGCTGGGCGGGGTTGATGTTCCCAGACGCCAGCGCAGAAGAGGCCGTAGAGAAGCAGTGGGACGCGATTTTCGCCGCCACCCGCGCCGACCAGCCCGACCCGGTGGCGCTGTGGCAGGCGCATCTGGCCGACCTGAAGCGCCGCCGCGACCTGCTGACCGAGAAGGGGTACCACGCGCTGCACTTTCAGGGTGGCGACACCGACCTGACGGTGGGGCTGGCCGACGACCACGTCTGGGGCGGCGGCGCGGCCGATACCCCGGGCGGCGTCACCTTCACCGCCAACATTCCCACCGAGGAAGTCTGGACCGCCCCACACCGCGAGCGGGTGGACGGCACCGTGGTCAGCACTAAGCCGCTGTCGTACAACGGCACCTTGATTGACGGCATCCGCATTCAGTTCGAGGGCGGCCGGATCACCGGGGCCAGCGCCCAGCAGGGCGAGGCCGCGCTGCTGAAGATGATCGAGACCGACGAAGGCAGCCACCGCCTGGGCGAAGTGGCGCTGGTGCCGCACTCCAGCCCTATCAGCCGTTCGGGGCTGTTTTTCTACAACACCCTGTACGACGAGAACGCCGCCAGCCACATCGCCATTGGCAGCGCCTACCGCTTTAACGTGCGCGGCGGGGTGGACATGACTCTGGACGAATTCCTGGCCAAGGGCGGCAACGACTCCCTGACCCATGTGGACTGGATGATCGGCAGCGACCAGATGAACGTGGACGGCCTGACCAAAGACGGTGGCCGCGAGCCGGTGATGCGGAACGGCGAGTTTGTGATTTAG
- a CDS encoding gamma-glutamylcyclotransferase family protein, with the protein MTQGPCGVFVYGTLMPGERNAHVAALGGSFRAQRAVLRGFALYHLSPEAYPALVPGPPEAQVRGQLLSYTPEAWREALPFLDDLEGLHDAPPLYTRQLVTLHLEGGGEAPAWVYVYARTGRLGQPGAVAVPGGDWRAVPHRDRPAPGER; encoded by the coding sequence ATGACCCAAGGGCCCTGCGGCGTCTTTGTGTACGGCACCCTGATGCCCGGCGAGCGCAACGCCCACGTGGCGGCGCTGGGTGGCTCTTTCCGCGCCCAGCGCGCGGTGCTGCGTGGCTTTGCCCTTTACCACCTGAGCCCCGAAGCTTACCCCGCCCTGGTGCCGGGCCCCCCAGAGGCCCAGGTGCGCGGCCAGCTGCTGAGCTACACCCCCGAAGCGTGGCGTGAGGCCCTGCCCTTTCTGGACGACCTGGAAGGCCTGCACGACGCCCCACCCCTGTACACCCGTCAGCTCGTGACCCTGCACCTGGAAGGTGGGGGAGAGGCGCCCGCCTGGGTATACGTGTACGCCCGCACGGGGCGGCTGGGGCAGCCCGGCGCCGTGGCGGTCCCGGGCGGCGACTGGCGCGCCGTGCCGCACCGCGACCGCCCGGCCCCCGGCGAGCGGTAA
- a CDS encoding carbonic anhydrase translates to MDDTAEHTASDLERRLLDAIRRGASMADIANLKESDVATPEAAIRALKDGNARFFSGHATRPEVSANERRAQIMGQTPYAAVLACSDSRVPVELVFDQGLGQLFVVRVAGNVVGESGLGTLEYAIRHLDVHLIVVLGHEACGAVAAALLPESQIAEEPPHLQALIRRIQPSLRAMSPIRDKKARMREAVLHNVRHQVHRLRGEALIRAAEASGQIRVIGAYYEIGSGAVDFLTEEEDLRP, encoded by the coding sequence ATGGATGACACCGCCGAACACACCGCCTCTGACCTGGAGCGTCGGCTGCTCGACGCCATCCGGCGCGGGGCCAGCATGGCGGACATCGCCAACCTGAAAGAGTCGGACGTGGCCACCCCCGAGGCGGCCATTCGGGCCCTCAAGGACGGCAACGCGCGCTTCTTCAGCGGGCACGCCACCCGCCCCGAGGTCAGCGCCAACGAGCGCCGCGCCCAGATCATGGGGCAGACCCCCTACGCGGCGGTGCTGGCCTGCAGCGACAGCCGCGTGCCGGTGGAACTGGTGTTTGACCAGGGGCTGGGGCAGCTGTTCGTGGTGCGCGTGGCGGGCAACGTGGTGGGGGAATCCGGCCTGGGGACGCTGGAATACGCCATTCGCCACCTGGACGTTCACCTGATCGTGGTGCTGGGTCACGAGGCCTGCGGCGCGGTGGCCGCCGCCCTGCTGCCCGAATCCCAGATTGCCGAGGAACCGCCCCATCTGCAGGCCCTGATCCGGCGCATTCAGCCCAGCCTGCGCGCCATGTCGCCCATCCGTGACAAGAAGGCCCGCATGCGCGAGGCGGTGCTGCACAACGTCCGCCATCAGGTGCACCGCCTGCGCGGCGAAGCCCTGATCCGCGCCGCCGAGGCCAGCGGCCAGATCCGCGTGATCGGCGCCTACTACGAGATTGGCAGCGGCGCCGTGGATTTCCTGACCGAAGAAGAGGACTTAAGGCCATAG